The Vicinamibacterales bacterium genome contains a region encoding:
- a CDS encoding alpha/beta fold hydrolase produces the protein MRRIAFLGLVAVLLSSSASAQAAFPAPVERDFVARDVRFDSGETAPEIRLHYRTIGEPRKGADGVVRNGVLILHGTGGSGAGFLGPGYAGLLFGKGQLLDAEKYFIILPDNVGHGRSSKPSDGLHMKFPQYRYADMVRLQHRLVTEGLGLTRLHLVMGTSMGAMHSWMWGYMYPSFADGLAPLASNPVEIAGRNRVWRKLLVDAIVNDPTWKGGEYTEPPKGMANALGFLLIATSTPRLWQKEFPTHEAADRWLADQIASRTKTTDANDTIYHFRASEDYDPSAHLGEITAPLLAINSADDFVNPPELPMMQELIGKVPHGRFVLIPASDETRGHGTHSRPQVFGPYLAEFLRALEKH, from the coding sequence GTGCGACGAATCGCGTTCCTGGGCCTCGTGGCCGTTCTCCTGTCGTCGTCAGCCTCTGCACAGGCGGCCTTCCCCGCGCCGGTCGAGCGCGACTTCGTCGCTCGCGACGTGCGCTTCGACAGCGGTGAGACGGCGCCTGAGATCCGCCTCCATTACCGCACTATCGGCGAGCCCAGGAAGGGCGCCGACGGGGTGGTGCGAAACGGGGTCCTGATCCTCCACGGCACCGGAGGGAGCGGGGCAGGATTCCTCGGTCCCGGGTACGCGGGGCTGCTGTTCGGCAAGGGGCAGCTCCTGGACGCCGAGAAGTACTTCATCATCCTGCCGGACAACGTCGGTCACGGACGCTCCAGCAAACCGAGCGACGGCCTGCACATGAAGTTCCCGCAATACCGCTACGCCGACATGGTGCGGTTGCAGCACCGGCTCGTGACCGAGGGACTGGGCCTGACGCGCCTGCACCTCGTGATGGGTACCTCGATGGGCGCCATGCACTCGTGGATGTGGGGCTACATGTACCCGTCGTTCGCCGACGGCCTTGCGCCGCTGGCCAGCAATCCTGTCGAGATCGCCGGCCGGAACCGCGTCTGGCGCAAGCTCCTGGTGGACGCCATCGTGAACGACCCGACCTGGAAGGGCGGCGAGTACACGGAACCGCCGAAGGGGATGGCCAACGCGCTGGGCTTCCTGCTGATTGCCACGAGCACGCCCCGCCTCTGGCAGAAGGAGTTCCCGACACACGAGGCGGCCGACCGCTGGCTGGCCGACCAGATCGCGTCGCGGACGAAGACGACCGACGCGAACGACACCATCTACCACTTCCGCGCGTCGGAGGATTACGACCCCTCGGCACATCTCGGCGAGATCACGGCGCCGCTGCTGGCCATCAACTCGGCGGACGACTTCGTGAACCCGCCGGAACTGCCCATGATGCAGGAGCTGATCGGGAAGGTGCCGCACGGCAGGTTCGTGCTGATCCCGGCCAGCGACGAGACCCGCGGCCACGGCACGCACTCGCGGCCGCAGGTCTTCGGGCCCTATCTCGCGGAGTTCCTGCGCGCGCTGGAGAAACACTGA
- a CDS encoding glutaminyl-peptide cyclotransferase encodes MSFRRVVVTSIAALAAGAGLACEASGRAAPASSGGTPPAAEQRLGAEQLHVQVVQAYPHDPGAFTQGLVLADGRLFESTGLEGRSSVREVDLATGRVLRRLDIPAPVFGEGLALVGKRLFQITWKHETAYTYDRDTFEKGPSFPYSGEGWGLCHDGRELVMSDGSATLTFRGPETFRTMREVVVREQGVPVEQLNELECVGSQVYANVWMTDRIVRIDPKSGAVTASIDASGLLQPSERYGTDVLNGIAYDAASDTFLITGKLWPKMFRVRFVR; translated from the coding sequence GTGTCCTTTCGCCGAGTCGTCGTCACGTCGATCGCCGCGCTGGCCGCCGGGGCCGGGTTGGCGTGCGAGGCCTCGGGCCGCGCTGCCCCGGCCTCGAGCGGCGGCACTCCGCCCGCCGCCGAGCAGCGCCTGGGCGCCGAACAGCTCCACGTCCAGGTCGTGCAGGCCTATCCCCACGACCCCGGGGCCTTCACGCAGGGACTCGTCCTGGCCGACGGGCGCCTCTTCGAGAGCACGGGACTGGAGGGGCGCTCGAGCGTCCGCGAGGTCGACCTGGCGACCGGGCGCGTGCTGCGCCGCCTGGACATCCCGGCACCGGTCTTCGGCGAGGGCCTGGCACTCGTGGGGAAGCGGCTCTTTCAGATCACGTGGAAGCACGAGACGGCGTACACCTACGATCGCGACACGTTCGAGAAGGGGCCGAGCTTCCCCTACTCCGGTGAAGGCTGGGGCCTGTGCCACGACGGACGCGAGCTCGTGATGAGCGATGGCAGCGCGACGCTCACGTTCCGGGGGCCGGAGACGTTCCGGACGATGCGCGAGGTCGTCGTGCGCGAGCAGGGCGTCCCGGTGGAGCAGCTGAACGAGCTCGAGTGCGTGGGCTCGCAGGTCTATGCGAACGTCTGGATGACCGACCGCATCGTGCGGATCGATCCCAAGAGCGGCGCGGTCACGGCCTCGATCGACGCGTCCGGCCTGCTGCAGCCGTCGGAGCGCTATGGCACCGACGTGCTGAACGGCATCGCGTACGACGCGGCGAGCGACACCTTCCTCATCACCGGCAAGCTCTGGCCCAAGATGTTCCGCGTGCGTTTCGTCCGCTAG
- a CDS encoding energy transducer TonB, translating into MILLAFLILRFMPAPQVAEFIPERLPSEIVWIAEEGPGGGGGGGGDNTPEPPKKVELPGEEKISVPVEVEPEPVKEPPKEEPEPIENLAIPAVQMAAAPIEAPGAITPETPSSASAGPGSGGGGGTGTGGGSGEGNGRGLGPGNTAGVGGGEYDVGNGVISPRILREVKPKYTAEAMRAKVQGEVVLRCIVLPDGSVGRVEIVKSLDAVFGLDQEAIKAARQWKFIPGTRLGEPVAVRVTIALDFTLR; encoded by the coding sequence ATGATCCTCCTGGCGTTCCTGATCCTCCGCTTCATGCCTGCGCCCCAGGTCGCGGAGTTCATCCCGGAGCGCCTGCCCTCGGAGATCGTGTGGATTGCCGAGGAGGGGCCGGGCGGCGGCGGGGGCGGGGGCGGCGACAACACGCCGGAGCCTCCCAAGAAGGTCGAGCTCCCCGGCGAGGAAAAGATCAGCGTTCCGGTGGAGGTGGAACCGGAGCCCGTCAAGGAGCCCCCGAAGGAAGAGCCGGAGCCGATCGAGAACCTCGCGATTCCCGCCGTGCAGATGGCGGCCGCGCCGATCGAGGCGCCCGGGGCCATCACGCCCGAGACTCCCTCGTCGGCCAGCGCCGGGCCCGGCAGCGGCGGCGGGGGAGGCACCGGGACCGGCGGCGGCTCGGGCGAAGGCAATGGCCGCGGGCTCGGTCCGGGGAACACCGCCGGCGTGGGCGGCGGCGAGTACGACGTCGGCAACGGCGTGATTTCGCCCCGTATCCTTCGCGAGGTGAAGCCGAAGTACACCGCCGAGGCGATGCGCGCGAAGGTGCAGGGCGAAGTGGTGCTCCGCTGTATCGTGCTGCCCGACGGGTCGGTCGGCCGCGTGGAGATCGTGAAGTCGCTCGACGCGGTGTTCGGACTCGACCAGGAGGCCATCAAGGCCGCGCGTCAGTGGAAGTTCATTCCGGGCACGCGCCTCGGCGAGCCCGTGGCCGTCCGGGTGACCATCGCCCTCGATTTCACGTTGCGATAG
- the tatA gene encoding twin-arginine translocase TatA/TatE family subunit, which yields MVPLSFALFGPIGLPEMLIILAIVILIFGANRLPELGRGIGAGIKNFKAGIKDDSKKD from the coding sequence ATGGTGCCGCTCTCTTTCGCCCTCTTCGGTCCGATCGGCTTGCCGGAGATGCTCATCATCCTGGCGATTGTCATCCTGATCTTCGGCGCCAACCGCCTGCCCGAGCTGGGCCGAGGCATTGGCGCGGGTATCAAGAACTTCAAGGCCGGTATCAAGGACGACTCGAAGAAGGACTGA
- the selB gene encoding selenocysteine-specific translation elongation factor, with protein sequence MTRTIVVGTAGHIDHGKSALVKALTGTDPDRLKEEKARGITIELGFAHGTVAEDIVVSFVDVPGHERFVRAMLAGVGGIDLVMLVVAADESVMPQTREHFDICRLLDVARGLVVVTKTDAVEPGMVDLVAAEVQELVAGSFLDGAPIVPVSALTGDGLPALRHALAAIARALPPRPTDGVTRLPVDRAFTMKGFGTVVTGTLVGGRITVDEELQLLPAARRVKVRGLHVHGGARSDAQSGERVAANLAGIDVGEVDRGSVLTTPFALPVTRRADVRVTMLPGLSLKHGARVRVHQGTAEVLARAAVSGTAAAVEAGGTADVRLRFESSTVLTRGDRVILRSYSPPVTIGGGRVLDPLPPRAGVRTARGVARMDALASVAPADLAAAARVMIDAAGPAGLSVRDVAPRLGAPYDTVSTAVDGLVASGTAVRGGDWVVGESSLREPRASVLEGLAAFHRTQPLAPGVGLEEARARWFRLVPPAVVDVVVGTLVGEGRIVATDTLALSSHRVALSPEDAVLQDWLDRRFREAGLAPPDVSALPGESGRPSVAVERVLALMVKGRRLIRVDTLVFHPATLDALKADVVARKASAPNGRATVDVKAFKDAYNVTRKYAIPLLEYLDRERVTRRQGDARIVL encoded by the coding sequence ATGACGCGCACGATCGTGGTCGGCACGGCCGGGCACATCGACCACGGCAAGAGCGCACTGGTGAAGGCGCTCACGGGTACGGACCCGGATCGGCTCAAGGAGGAGAAGGCTCGGGGTATCACGATCGAGCTCGGGTTCGCGCACGGCACGGTCGCCGAGGACATCGTCGTGTCGTTCGTCGACGTCCCGGGCCACGAGCGTTTCGTGCGGGCCATGCTGGCCGGCGTCGGGGGGATCGACCTCGTGATGCTCGTGGTGGCGGCCGACGAATCGGTGATGCCCCAGACCCGCGAGCATTTCGACATCTGCCGCCTCCTCGACGTCGCGCGCGGCCTGGTCGTCGTGACCAAGACGGATGCCGTGGAGCCGGGCATGGTGGACCTCGTGGCGGCCGAGGTGCAGGAACTCGTCGCCGGCTCGTTTCTCGACGGCGCGCCCATCGTGCCGGTATCGGCCCTGACGGGAGACGGCCTGCCGGCCCTGCGCCACGCGCTGGCGGCAATCGCGCGGGCCCTGCCGCCCCGGCCGACCGACGGAGTCACACGGCTGCCGGTCGATCGTGCCTTCACCATGAAGGGCTTCGGCACGGTCGTCACGGGGACGCTGGTCGGCGGCCGGATCACGGTGGACGAGGAACTGCAGCTGCTGCCCGCCGCCCGCCGGGTCAAGGTGCGCGGTCTCCACGTCCACGGCGGCGCGCGTAGCGACGCCCAGTCCGGCGAGCGGGTGGCCGCCAACCTGGCGGGTATCGACGTCGGCGAGGTCGACCGCGGCAGCGTGCTCACGACGCCCTTCGCCCTGCCGGTGACTCGGCGGGCCGATGTCCGCGTCACGATGCTTCCCGGCCTGTCGCTCAAGCACGGCGCCCGCGTCCGCGTACACCAGGGCACGGCCGAGGTGCTCGCCCGGGCGGCCGTCTCGGGAACGGCCGCCGCCGTGGAGGCTGGCGGGACTGCCGATGTGCGCCTGCGGTTCGAGTCCTCCACGGTGCTGACTCGTGGCGACCGTGTGATTCTCCGAAGCTACTCACCGCCGGTGACCATCGGCGGTGGGCGCGTCCTGGACCCGCTCCCTCCGAGAGCGGGCGTGCGGACGGCGCGCGGCGTGGCCCGCATGGACGCCCTGGCCTCGGTGGCGCCCGCCGATCTCGCGGCGGCGGCGCGCGTCATGATCGACGCGGCCGGTCCTGCCGGACTCTCGGTGCGCGATGTGGCGCCGCGTCTTGGCGCGCCCTACGACACCGTGTCGACGGCCGTGGACGGTCTCGTCGCCTCGGGTACAGCCGTACGGGGCGGCGACTGGGTGGTAGGGGAGTCGTCGCTGCGGGAGCCACGGGCGTCCGTGCTCGAGGGCCTGGCCGCCTTCCATCGGACGCAGCCGCTCGCGCCGGGCGTCGGGCTCGAGGAGGCTCGTGCCCGCTGGTTCCGCCTCGTGCCACCGGCTGTCGTGGACGTAGTGGTCGGCACCCTCGTCGGCGAGGGGCGGATCGTGGCCACGGACACCCTGGCGCTTTCGTCGCACCGGGTCGCCCTGTCGCCAGAGGACGCCGTGCTCCAGGACTGGCTCGACCGCCGGTTCCGTGAGGCCGGGCTCGCGCCGCCCGACGTGAGCGCCCTGCCGGGCGAGTCAGGCCGGCCGAGCGTGGCCGTGGAGCGAGTACTGGCACTGATGGTCAAGGGCCGCCGCCTGATCCGCGTGGACACGCTCGTGTTCCACCCGGCGACCCTCGACGCCCTCAAGGCCGACGTCGTGGCGAGGAAGGCCTCCGCGCCGAACGGGCGGGCCACGGTGGACGTCAAGGCGTTCAAGGACGCCTACAACGTCACGCGGAAGTACGCCATTCCGCTGCTCGAGTATCTGGATCGGGAACGGGTGACGCGGCGGCAGGGCGATGCCCGCATCGTCCTGTGA
- the rnr gene encoding ribonuclease R, with amino-acid sequence MAHIDQDALIRALAAHHGPPALVRDIARALRLPREAHASLRRVLRGLAAEGRLDVSRGPRYALAARRRDVAGRLIGHPSGVAFVAADGTTDILIPASRRAGAVHGDLVVARVESQDESGRLRGRVVAIQERRSARLVGRLRRDRRGVAHVAALDPRIDVSVRIRNEDALGAEDGDVVTVEVAEWPGARPQARGRVVEVLGAPDEPGVDTDIVLRSHGIPDAHSPDAVTEARARDHAVRADEAARRTDFRHDLVVTIDGEHARDFDDAISVVRLPSGLLRLSVHIADVAHYVPEGGALDLEAYDRATSVYFPDRAVHMFPAELATGACSLQPHVDRLVQSCVMDVDASGEVVSYTLHDGVIHSRARMTYTAVNAVLAGEAKARTDYAPLVQAFELMRDLFEVLNARRRRRGSIDFDLPEAEVVLGPEGEVADIVASERNVAHRLIEEFMLLANETVAAHLLAHRMPALYRVHEPPDPVRVAEFQEVLAASGLTLGDGTHPRQFQALVARIHDSPLARPLAALMLRTLQKARYDPENLGHFGLAAPAYTHFTSPIRRYPDLVVHRALRELRQGNASEERRQDLADGMAEVAQHTSAMERRALEAEREVMRRAQVRYMATRLGDTFTGVVAGVASFGAFVQIDEPFVEGLIPLAALADAGYWFDGQARALVGGRGAPVFGLGATVRVQVVRVDLDRGHVELRVLDAPTGASVTRSRPGRARDRGGRRPASRTRPGRRERASRVKRRR; translated from the coding sequence GTGGCTCACATCGACCAGGACGCTCTCATTCGCGCGCTTGCCGCCCATCACGGCCCGCCGGCCCTCGTCCGCGACATCGCCCGCGCGCTGCGCCTCCCGCGAGAGGCGCACGCGTCGCTTCGGCGGGTGCTGCGCGGCCTGGCCGCCGAGGGACGCCTGGACGTCTCCCGCGGTCCGCGCTACGCCCTGGCGGCGAGGCGGCGCGACGTCGCAGGGCGGCTGATCGGCCATCCGAGCGGTGTCGCGTTCGTCGCCGCGGACGGGACGACCGACATCCTGATCCCGGCCTCGCGGCGCGCCGGCGCCGTGCACGGGGACCTGGTGGTCGCCCGCGTCGAGTCCCAGGACGAGAGCGGCCGGCTCCGCGGGCGGGTCGTGGCGATCCAGGAGCGGCGTAGCGCGCGGCTGGTCGGCCGCCTGCGGCGCGACCGGCGAGGCGTGGCGCACGTCGCGGCGCTCGATCCACGGATCGACGTCTCGGTGCGGATTCGGAACGAGGACGCGCTCGGTGCCGAGGACGGGGACGTCGTGACGGTGGAGGTCGCCGAGTGGCCGGGCGCGCGGCCGCAGGCGCGCGGGCGTGTCGTCGAGGTGCTGGGCGCGCCGGACGAGCCGGGCGTGGACACGGACATCGTCCTCAGGAGCCACGGCATTCCCGACGCGCACTCGCCCGATGCCGTGACCGAGGCGAGGGCGCGCGACCATGCCGTGCGGGCGGACGAGGCGGCACGCCGGACCGACTTCCGCCACGACCTGGTCGTGACCATCGACGGCGAGCACGCCCGCGATTTCGACGACGCGATCTCGGTCGTGCGACTGCCCTCGGGGCTCCTGAGGCTCTCCGTCCACATCGCGGACGTGGCGCACTACGTGCCTGAAGGCGGTGCGCTCGACCTCGAGGCGTACGACCGGGCCACCTCGGTGTACTTCCCGGATCGCGCGGTGCACATGTTTCCGGCGGAGCTGGCGACGGGCGCCTGCAGCCTGCAGCCGCACGTCGATCGCCTCGTGCAGAGCTGCGTGATGGACGTCGACGCCAGCGGAGAAGTGGTGTCCTACACCCTGCACGACGGCGTGATCCACAGCCGGGCGCGGATGACCTACACCGCGGTGAACGCGGTGCTCGCCGGCGAGGCGAAGGCCCGCACCGACTACGCACCGCTGGTCCAGGCGTTCGAGCTGATGCGGGACCTCTTCGAAGTCCTGAACGCCCGCCGGCGCCGCCGCGGCTCCATCGACTTCGACCTGCCGGAAGCGGAGGTGGTGCTCGGGCCCGAAGGAGAGGTGGCGGACATCGTGGCGAGCGAGCGCAACGTGGCACACCGGCTCATCGAGGAGTTCATGCTGCTGGCCAACGAGACCGTGGCCGCGCACCTCCTCGCCCACCGGATGCCCGCGCTCTACCGCGTCCACGAGCCGCCCGATCCGGTCCGCGTCGCAGAGTTCCAGGAGGTCCTGGCCGCCTCCGGACTGACGCTCGGCGATGGAACGCATCCGCGCCAGTTCCAGGCGCTGGTGGCGCGCATCCACGACTCGCCGCTCGCGCGACCGCTCGCCGCGCTCATGCTGCGCACCCTGCAGAAGGCCCGCTACGACCCCGAGAACCTGGGACACTTCGGACTGGCGGCTCCGGCCTACACGCACTTCACCTCGCCGATCCGGCGATATCCGGACCTGGTCGTGCACCGCGCGCTGCGCGAACTCCGGCAGGGGAACGCGAGCGAGGAGCGCCGGCAGGACCTGGCAGACGGCATGGCGGAAGTGGCCCAGCACACGTCGGCGATGGAGCGGCGGGCACTGGAGGCCGAGCGCGAGGTCATGCGGCGCGCACAGGTCCGCTACATGGCGACGCGCCTCGGCGACACCTTCACGGGCGTCGTCGCGGGCGTGGCGTCGTTCGGGGCCTTCGTGCAAATCGACGAGCCGTTCGTGGAAGGGCTCATTCCGCTGGCGGCGCTCGCCGACGCCGGGTACTGGTTCGACGGGCAGGCCCGGGCTCTCGTGGGGGGGCGGGGCGCGCCTGTCTTCGGCCTCGGTGCGACGGTACGCGTGCAGGTCGTGCGCGTCGACCTCGACCGCGGTCACGTCGAGCTGCGCGTGCTGGACGCGCCCACCGGGGCGAGCGTGACGCGGTCACGTCCCGGGCGTGCTCGCGATCGCGGCGGAAGACGGCCGGCGTCGCGAACGCGGCCGGGCAGACGCGAGCGCGCGTCGCGCGTGAAGAGGCGACGATGA
- a CDS encoding DUF4147 domain-containing protein, with amino-acid sequence MDRPAPHQLTAVLRRLRSDALAIAAAGVDAVSPRVLLPSAVSEFVPLGVSQVSVVAAGKAAVGMYETFAATSPVPIRAAVVAAPTRPASWPHPASFVQGGHPFATPGSVAAAAAALDLAAGVPRDGALVCLLSGGASAIMAMPIEGLSLDAKQRAVAHVMQGGADITALNAVRKHLSRVKGGRLAAACDGATVTLAISDVIGDDVSVIGSGPGVPDGSSWRQAADAVTEFGGWEGLESRVRALLESGLRGEIPDTPKPGDSRLARTSARVLGGRKEAMAGAERAARARGYATVVVDEPVVGEARNAAVRWWESIQALAGARRGAVAIVSSGETTVRVRGTGRGGRNQEFALALTGLLAGSAHPAVVVSLGTDGIDGPTDAAGAIVDPATRARASAAGRDAQAALAANDAYPYFDALGDLVRPGPSGTNVGDLQVLVLDLA; translated from the coding sequence GTGGACCGACCCGCTCCGCATCAACTGACCGCTGTCCTCCGCCGCCTCCGGTCCGACGCCCTCGCCATCGCCGCGGCGGGCGTGGACGCGGTGTCGCCCCGGGTGCTCCTGCCGTCCGCAGTGAGCGAGTTCGTCCCGCTCGGGGTATCCCAGGTGTCCGTCGTCGCCGCCGGGAAGGCGGCCGTCGGGATGTACGAGACGTTCGCGGCGACCTCTCCGGTGCCGATTCGCGCCGCCGTCGTCGCCGCGCCCACCCGCCCTGCCTCATGGCCGCATCCCGCGTCGTTCGTCCAGGGGGGGCATCCCTTCGCCACACCCGGTAGCGTCGCGGCGGCCGCGGCGGCCCTCGACCTGGCAGCAGGGGTGCCGCGTGATGGCGCGCTCGTCTGCCTGCTGTCGGGAGGCGCCAGCGCCATCATGGCGATGCCCATCGAAGGCCTGTCTCTCGACGCCAAACAGCGTGCCGTCGCGCATGTGATGCAGGGCGGCGCGGATATCACCGCCCTGAACGCCGTGCGCAAGCATCTGTCCCGGGTGAAGGGTGGGCGCCTCGCCGCCGCGTGCGACGGCGCTACGGTGACCCTCGCCATCTCCGATGTCATTGGCGACGACGTGAGCGTCATCGGGTCGGGCCCCGGCGTCCCCGACGGGTCGTCGTGGCGGCAGGCCGCCGACGCCGTCACGGAGTTCGGCGGTTGGGAGGGCCTCGAGTCCCGGGTCCGCGCGCTCCTCGAGTCGGGCCTCAGGGGCGAGATCCCCGACACGCCGAAACCGGGCGATTCTCGACTGGCCCGGACGTCGGCCCGCGTGCTCGGGGGGCGGAAGGAGGCGATGGCGGGCGCGGAACGCGCGGCACGGGCGCGCGGTTACGCGACGGTCGTCGTCGACGAACCGGTGGTCGGCGAGGCGCGGAACGCCGCCGTCCGATGGTGGGAGTCGATCCAGGCGCTCGCCGGGGCCCGGCGCGGTGCCGTGGCCATCGTCTCGAGCGGAGAGACGACGGTGCGGGTCCGGGGCACGGGTCGCGGCGGCAGGAACCAGGAGTTCGCGCTGGCCCTCACCGGCCTGCTCGCCGGATCGGCGCATCCGGCCGTCGTCGTCTCACTCGGCACGGACGGTATCGACGGCCCGACCGATGCCGCGGGCGCCATCGTGGACCCGGCCACACGCGCCCGCGCATCCGCCGCCGGCCGGGACGCGCAGGCGGCGCTGGCCGCGAACGACGCGTACCCCTATTTCGACGCGCTCGGCGATCTCGTCCGGCCCGGCCCGTCCGGCACGAACGTCGGCGATCTCCAGGTGCTCGTCCTGGACCTCGCCTGA
- a CDS encoding ABC transporter permease has protein sequence MRVLRYAWEEALASLGRARWTLGLSIATIAVAFAMLGAFRVVSATVASVAGGWREAAEVSVYLDDVVTDVEQEAIRQVIARSAGVASVDLVTKEEALARFGAEFPELGDVTASLDANPFPASFEIHLTDAGMANGADELAAALRALPGVADVRYDRQWLARLFAVITAMRTAGWAAAVALVLGAMTTVIAVVRLSFEARRDEIGIMALVGAPVAFIRGPFVMEGAIQGALGALASLGALALLGRAIGRAMGPLASALGPDALHPLTPWDMAALLGGGALVGAVAGLLATWRWDPQGPMPR, from the coding sequence ATGAGGGTACTGCGCTATGCCTGGGAGGAGGCGCTGGCCAGTCTCGGGCGCGCCCGCTGGACCCTGGGCCTGTCGATAGCCACCATCGCCGTGGCGTTCGCGATGCTCGGTGCCTTTCGTGTCGTCTCCGCCACGGTCGCGTCAGTGGCCGGGGGATGGCGCGAGGCGGCCGAGGTGTCGGTCTACCTCGACGACGTCGTGACGGACGTCGAGCAGGAGGCGATCCGCCAGGTGATTGCGCGCAGCGCCGGCGTCGCGAGCGTCGACCTGGTGACCAAGGAAGAGGCACTCGCACGTTTCGGCGCCGAGTTCCCCGAACTGGGCGACGTCACGGCGTCGCTGGACGCGAACCCGTTCCCGGCGTCGTTCGAAATCCACCTGACGGACGCCGGCATGGCGAACGGCGCGGACGAGCTGGCCGCCGCCCTTCGGGCGCTGCCCGGGGTCGCCGACGTCCGCTACGATCGGCAGTGGCTGGCCCGGCTGTTCGCCGTGATCACGGCGATGCGCACGGCGGGCTGGGCGGCCGCCGTGGCGCTCGTGCTCGGCGCGATGACGACCGTCATCGCGGTCGTGCGGCTCTCGTTCGAGGCCCGCCGCGATGAGATCGGCATCATGGCGCTCGTCGGTGCGCCGGTGGCCTTCATCCGGGGGCCTTTCGTGATGGAGGGCGCCATCCAGGGCGCGCTTGGCGCGCTGGCGTCGCTCGGCGCGCTCGCCCTGCTGGGCCGGGCGATCGGACGCGCGATGGGGCCGCTGGCGTCCGCGCTGGGACCGGATGCCCTGCACCCGCTCACCCCGTGGGACATGGCGGCGCTGCTCGGCGGTGGCGCGCTCGTGGGCGCGGTAGCAGGCCTGCTGGCGACGTGGCGGTGGGATCCGCAGGGGCCGATGCCCCGTTGA
- the ftsE gene encoding cell division ATP-binding protein FtsE, with translation MIELQNVTKIYGNDVLALDRLSFTVEKGEFVFLTGPSGAGKSTLLRLLLRQETPTEGVLSVGGRELATLTTSEVQAYRRSLGVVFQDFKLIPTKTVFDNVAFVMRVLGVPLELQRRKTYQVLKGVGLQHRALAYPPELSGGEQQRIAIARALVNDPHVVLADEPTGNLDPDLSLEIMDVFRDINAAGTTVLIATHDRALIAHVGRRVLHLERGRGEA, from the coding sequence GTGATCGAACTCCAGAACGTCACCAAGATCTACGGCAACGACGTCTTGGCGCTGGACCGGTTGTCGTTCACGGTCGAGAAGGGCGAGTTCGTCTTCCTGACCGGACCGAGCGGCGCCGGCAAGTCCACGCTGCTGCGCCTGCTGCTCCGGCAGGAGACGCCCACCGAGGGGGTCCTCAGCGTGGGCGGGCGCGAGCTGGCCACGCTCACGACCTCGGAAGTCCAGGCGTACCGGCGGTCGCTGGGCGTCGTGTTCCAGGACTTCAAGCTGATTCCGACGAAGACGGTCTTCGACAACGTCGCGTTCGTCATGCGCGTCCTCGGCGTGCCGCTCGAGCTCCAGCGACGGAAGACCTACCAGGTACTGAAAGGCGTCGGCCTCCAGCACCGGGCGCTGGCGTACCCGCCCGAGCTCTCCGGCGGCGAACAGCAGCGCATCGCCATTGCGCGTGCGCTGGTGAACGACCCGCACGTGGTGCTCGCGGACGAGCCCACGGGCAATCTCGATCCGGATCTCTCGCTCGAGATCATGGACGTGTTCCGGGACATCAACGCCGCGGGCACGACGGTGCTCATCGCGACCCACGACCGGGCCCTCATCGCGCACGTCGGCCGCCGGGTGCTGCACCTGGAACGCGGGCGGGGCGAGGCATGA